In Candidatus Brocadia sp., the genomic stretch TGTCGATGAATTTAGACAAATTATTCTAGCTTCTTGGATTTATATTGCTGAATAAGTATTCTCACGTTTTTCTTTGTGCAGTTTAATTTGTTATATCGTAAGACATTATAAGATATTTACGAAATTTAACTGTGAAGGAATTTGTTTTGCATAACTCAATCTATACGATTACGTGATTATCTTATAACTTTTATTTTTTGAAAGGAGGATGGAATATGAAGAGGATCATTTTTTTGGGTATTGGTCTGGCAGGAATAGTGGGTTTAATGAACGGGGTATATCATTCGCCATCTCTGGCAGAGGAAAAGCAAGCGCGTGTCAACTTACCCATCAAGAGACTTACCAGTGAAATGGAAAACAGGGTAACGAATATGATCGAAGGGATATTAGAGGGTAATCTGAATTACGTGAAGCAGGAGGCTGGTGCCCTTCCCGATCTGGGCAAAAAGATACTCGATAACTTTTTTCCGAGAGGTCAATGGTTTATGATGGCAGAAGCCTTGAATCCTGAGGAGACCAAAAAACGAAGAGCGGTTTTTACTGACTATATAAACAAGATGGATGCACATGTGAAAGAAATTCAAAAAGCTGCGGATTCAAATGATGAAGGAGCGACATTAACCGCCGTTACGGATTTAGTACAAAAGACGTGTATTGAATGCCATAAATTATATCTTAAGTAACTACTGGATGGGAATTATAGATTCCAATCGTAGCGATTGGTCGGGTATAAAGGTGGCGTGCAGATAACTACAAGATCTGCATGCACCTTTTTATATTTTGATATATTGCAGGATTTTATTTTTAGGCTGGAAAGGAGATGTTCATGTGTAAGAGATTTATTATAACCCTCGGTATTTTACTTGCCATGGCCTTTACAGGTGGAATTATTGGAGAGTTGTCTCATACCATGGTTTTTGCCCATGGGCATGGCCGTCACCACGGGTGTGATCATTGTGGGCATTATGTATGTCCGGGTGATTGCGGGAAATGTGAAGAGTGTATAGCAAGGCGAAAGGCTGCAAAGGAAGCGGCCAAGAAGTGTGAAAAATGCGGACATGAAGAGTGCCCCGGCAATTGCAACAGGTGCGTTGATTGCTTACAGGAGAGAATAAATAAATTGGAAAAAGAGTTAGAAAAGAAGTAAGAGTTCAGTTTACAGCAGAGGCCGCTAAGGTCGCCGAGATTATGAAAGAAGGAATTAAGATTAACGGAAAAAATTAAACATTTCATGCTAAATGGGCAGGGTGGACTTCGTCATGATGGTTTGACAAGCTCACCATGCACGGCACCCCACCCTGAGCCTGTCGAAGGGTCAGTCGAACGGTTAAGACGCTGTCTTTTGCGCCGAATACACCTTCATATTACCCATTACCCACCCTCAATCCCCTCCTGGGAGGGGACTCAGGGGTGGGTTCCTGTCGCTTAAGCCACCCTACCCAACTGGAAAGGAGATATTTATGCGTAGGAAATTTATTATAACCTTTGGTATTTTACTTGCCACTGCCTTTACCTGTGGAACAGTCGGCATGTCCTACCGGACAGTTTTTGCCAATGAGCATAAGCATGAGCATGAGCATCACGGTGTCCATGCAGGTGAAAAATACAGTGTAAAAGGTGTCTTCGTCGAGGGATGTAACTGCAATATACCATGTGCCTGTGAATTATTCGGATTGGAGACGGGCTGTCATACGGTAGCTGTACTGTCTTTGAGTGATAGTAGTTATGACGGTGTAGATCTGTCAGGCGCAAAGATCGCCTACGCAACAAAACCTGGTGATTGGGTCATTATTTATATCGATGCAAAAGATGATCAACAGAAACAAGCGGCCATCAGGTTTACCAAGGGTATTTTCGGCAATTACGGCAAAGTCGAGAAGGCCGATAGCGCTAAAATTGAATTTTCTGGAAAAGATGGCAATTACACCGTTAAGGTCGATGATGGCAAGATTATGCAACTGACAACTGAACCGGTTCTCGGTGGGGACAACAAAACCCCTGTAATGCATACAAATACCAAAAGTAAATTGACCCCGGTTTTTATGCAGGGCAGGGTTATCTCTGGTAGTTTTAACGACGGTGAACGGAAATTTGAACTGAAGGGTAGTAACTCTTACTTTAACGCAAATATGCATTGCGAAGGTAGTTCCGAATAAAATTTTGCACTCAAATCTCCCGAATCACATTTTCGATAATCGTTGGACAAATCAAGTGCTGTTTCGGCATTAATGTTTTCCTAAAATTTCTGCAAAGTGGAAAGGTTTTGGTGGGAAAACCTACGCATTTGAAGAGGCACTCGAAGAGAGGGGGAAACAACCATTAGGGCATTAGTATTTTTCATAAATAAGCCGGACGGGAGAGGGGAGTTTTTGGCAGACATTTGCCGTGTATCTAAAAAGTTGCTACTAAAGGAGGCATAACTTATATTTCAAACAAAAATTTCCTCCCCCCCTCCGATGGGGAATAAAGGGGAAGGATCCACTCAATAAAGGGGACAAACAACTGTCCCCCGCTGGCGGGGGTGAAGGAGGTGGACTGGCATTGCAAAAATCGATATTTTAAGTCGCCGGAGGTCTAATTTATGAAAAGATTTCAATCTTCTATGATTCCCTGCAGGTAGGCCAGGAAGAGGGATACAGGGATGAGTAAGTTTGCCAGAACACACCCCCGGTCCATCTTTTTAGAGGGGAGATAAAAAGTCTGCCGAAGACAGCCTAACTTAAGTCGCTTTTATGCATACTTAGGCATTTCAAACCGATGTGTAGTGTCAAGGCGCGCCTTGACGCTACACTGTTTAACTCGATCCAAACCCTTCCCCATCTTCATGTGGATTTGGTTTGGGATAGCAACGGTCGAGAAACTCCGGCTCAAAAAAAGTAACATTTTCGCCATTTGAAAATTGTCTTTAAATAAACCGTCACCGCTTGTTCCCAAACCATGTGCTGAACTTGTTGAAGCATCCGTTTGGGAACACAATTACAGAGAAACTGAGTTTCTCGTTCAGTACACTCCCAAATCATGTCCTCATGGAGATGGGGAAGGAGTTTGGGAGCGAGCAGCTAAAAAATAAGGTTTTACCGTCTGCATAGCGCGAACTTCAGCTCGCAGGACATCGACATAAATGTCGTGCTATATGTTCCGACTTGCTCGAGTCAGGATGTTTTTCAAAAAAGTAAACTGTTTCGAAAAAACCAATTTATTGTGTTTTATAGGGCGGCATGGACTTAGTCGTGAGCGCTCAGTCGAACAATTAAGGCGCTGTCTTTTTCGTCGAATCCACCTTCATAATACCCACCCCTCAATCCCCTCCTGGGAGGGGACTCAGGGGTGGGTTCTCTGTCGCTTAATCCACCCTTATATAATTATCTGTATTTTTGGTGAAAGATTGAGCGATTCCTTAATTGACACCTTGTAATGAATACACAATTTATCGGGAAGGAGGATTTACATGTATTTTAAACAAATTGAAGTGCCGGGAATCGGTTGCCTTTCCTATGTGATTGGTTGTCCCGCCGCAAAAGTTGCTGCAGTTATTGATCCGAAAAGAGATGTACAGGATTACCTTGATATCGCAAGAAATCAAGGAATGAAGATAACGCATGTTATCGAAACGCACATCCATGCCGATCATGTGAGCGGCAATTTAGAAATTCGCTCCCGTACCGGCGCTGATATCTATTTTCATGAAACAGCACCCGTCTCCTTTGAACATAAAACCTTAAAAGAAGGGGATTGTATAGAATTAGGTACGGCAAAACTCGAGGTGGTTTATACTCCAGGACACACACCGCATTCTCTCTCTCTTTTAGTAACTGATAAAAGCCGATCAGAAGAACCATGGCTCATTCTCAGCGGCGACCTTCTTTTTGTTGGAGATATAGGAAGGCCTGACCTGGCAGGAAAGGAACTGTTAGAACAGCAGGTAGAAAATCTTTATGAAAGTATTTATAAAAAACTTGGTAAATTATCCGACCGTTTAGAGGTATTTCCTGCACATGGACAAGGTTCGCTTTGCGGGAGAGGAATGAGTTCTAAAACCAGCACTACTCTGGGATATGAGCGCCGCACAAACCCTCTGCTCAGTCTTGATTCTGTGGATGAATTTAAAAAGCACTTCATGCAGGAATATCCCGCCCGTCCAAAGAGTTTTTCACACATTATATCGATGAACGCGAAAGGTGCGCCATTGCTGAATAGACGCGCTGATAACAGACCTCTTACTCCTCCTCAATTCCGGGAAGCAATGGGAAGGGGTGCAAAGATTCTTGATACAAGAGATGCGCCTGCGTACGGTGGCGTGCATATTCCGGGAAGCATTAATATTGGCTTTGGAAGTCAAATGGCCAACTGGATTGGCATGGCAGTGGAGCCAGAGTCGGATATCCTCCTTGTCTTTACCGAAGATGAAAAGTATCGGGACATGTGTACTCTCCTTTACAGGATTGGTTATGATAATATTCTTGGGTATTTGCAAGGCGGCATTCCCGCATGGCAGGAGCTTGGTTATCCGATAGAGAGGCTTTCCCAGATGTCGGTGCAGGAATTACAGGAAGAAGTTAAAAGAAAAATCTATCTGCATATAGTTGATGTAAGGGCGGAAGCTGAATGGAATAAAGGGCACATAGAAGCAGCCGAACATTTGCCATTACCGGAAATGCTTCTTAAGGATGTGTATCTGCCAAAAGGAGAAAAAATTATCGTTACCTGCCGTGTAGGATATCGTGGGAATATAGGGGCCAGTTACTTACAAATGCGTGGATTTACCAATGTGCACAATCTTGCCGGTGGAATGCAGGCATGGGCTAACGCAGGGTTTCCGTTAAAGGTATAATATTATTTTTGCTTTTGTCTCTTCGGGAAAATGCAGCTTAATCTAACTTACCAGCAAATTACCGATAATCTGAATTCATCAAGAGAACTTATAAGCCGCTTGCTGAAAAAATGGAACACCTCGGTAAAATAAAACTGAGCAGGAATTCGATCGAGCTAATCAATATGTGATATTCATTAACTTGCCATGAACAGATAAGCAATCAATTTTGCCA encodes the following:
- a CDS encoding DUF1326 domain-containing protein, encoding MRRKFIITFGILLATAFTCGTVGMSYRTVFANEHKHEHEHHGVHAGEKYSVKGVFVEGCNCNIPCACELFGLETGCHTVAVLSLSDSSYDGVDLSGAKIAYATKPGDWVIIYIDAKDDQQKQAAIRFTKGIFGNYGKVEKADSAKIEFSGKDGNYTVKVDDGKIMQLTTEPVLGGDNKTPVMHTNTKSKLTPVFMQGRVISGSFNDGERKFELKGSNSYFNANMHCEGSSE
- a CDS encoding MBL fold metallo-hydrolase; this encodes MYFKQIEVPGIGCLSYVIGCPAAKVAAVIDPKRDVQDYLDIARNQGMKITHVIETHIHADHVSGNLEIRSRTGADIYFHETAPVSFEHKTLKEGDCIELGTAKLEVVYTPGHTPHSLSLLVTDKSRSEEPWLILSGDLLFVGDIGRPDLAGKELLEQQVENLYESIYKKLGKLSDRLEVFPAHGQGSLCGRGMSSKTSTTLGYERRTNPLLSLDSVDEFKKHFMQEYPARPKSFSHIISMNAKGAPLLNRRADNRPLTPPQFREAMGRGAKILDTRDAPAYGGVHIPGSINIGFGSQMANWIGMAVEPESDILLVFTEDEKYRDMCTLLYRIGYDNILGYLQGGIPAWQELGYPIERLSQMSVQELQEEVKRKIYLHIVDVRAEAEWNKGHIEAAEHLPLPEMLLKDVYLPKGEKIIVTCRVGYRGNIGASYLQMRGFTNVHNLAGGMQAWANAGFPLKV